DNA sequence from the Trueperaceae bacterium genome:
TACCGTTCCGCCTTCATCGCCGGTTCCATCATCTACCTGCTCACCCTCATCGTCGGAGCTACCTGGTTGCCGCGCACTCGAGAGCGAAGACGGGAAGCCGAGGCGGTGTCGAGCGCCACCCGCGAGCGGGCTCATTGACACCGGCGGGCAACAGCGGTAGCTTGGCTCCGTCACCAGGGGTGCTCCGGCGGTTCGCGTGCGGAGCTGAGATCAGACCCTAGTACCTGATCCCGTTAGTACGGGCGTAGGAAGCGTGATGTCTCGAAATCCCAGAGTATGCGCTTCGCTGACCCGTCGTCGGGACGAACATGCCCGGTGACGGAAAGGTCCGAGAGATGAGATCGACAGCTTTGGTTCTCGCGGCCCTGCTAACGCTGGCGCCCGCGTTCGCCCAACCGCTCAGAGTCCTCACCCACGAATCGTTCGACCTGCCAGCAGGACTGTTGGAGGAGTTCACCGAACGGACCGGCATCGAAGTGGAGTTCCTTCCAGCCGGCGATGCGGGCGAGGTGGTGAACAGGTCAATCCTCACCCGCGCCAGGCCGATCGCCGACGTACTCTTCGGGGTCGACAACAGCCTCCTCGCCCGAGCCCTCGAGGCCGACTTGTTCGAACCTTACCGGAGCCCGCTGCTAGATGCGGTCCCCGAGGCGTTCGTGTTCGATGCCGAGCACCGGGTTACGCCGGTGGACGTCGGCTTCGTGAACTTCAACATCGATCTGGAATGGTTCGAGCGCGAGGGGCTCGCACCGCCGGACGACCTCGACGATCTCCTCGAACCCGAGTACCGCGGGCTCACCGCGGTCATGGACCCTGCCACCTCCTCCCCGGGCCTCGCGTTCATGCTCACTACCATCGAAAGGTACGGCGAGAGCGGCTGGCTGGAGTTCTGGGCGGCACTGCGCGATAACGATGTGCTGGTGACGAGTGGCTGGTCGGATGCCTACTACACCGCCTTCAGCCGCTACGGCGGCGACCGGCCGGTCGTCCTCTCCTACGCCAGTAGCCCGGCGGCCGAGGTGATGTTCGCAGAGGAGCCGCTGGAGGAGGCGCCCACTGCCAATCTCTTCTGTCGGGAGTGCGTGTACCGGCAGGTGGAAGCAGCCGGCATCCTCAGCGGCACGGATCAGCGCGAGGAGGCGGAGCAGTTCATCGACTTCCTGTTGAGCAGAGAAGTGCAGGAGGCGATACCGGGGGTGATGTTCGTCTATCCCGTTCGTAGCGACGTGCCGCTCCCCGAGGAGTTCGAGCGTTTCGCCCCGGTACCCGGCGATGAGCAGATCGCCGAGCTTTCGCCTCAGCGGATAGCCGAGGGGCTCGAGCAGTGGTTGGGGCAGTGGACCCGGGTCGTTTCCCAGGGCCTCGAGCCCGAGCAGGCGCGCCGGTAGCCTGAGGGGTGTGGCAGGTAGCCTGAGGGGTCGGGAAGACGCTGAGGCGTAGGAAGACGTCGGCACCGACGCGGACGTCGACGCACAGGTACGCTTGGGCGGCCCAGGTGCGGCAGGTTGCGAATGTTGCGGGAAGTGAAAACGGTCCACGGGGTGCCGTGGACCGTCTACGGTCTATCGCGGTGGGAGGAGTTTCAGACGTTGAAGCGGTCGCCCTGACCGCGTTCCGACCAGCGCCTGAGGGTGGCGCACTCGCGCTTGATGGAGCGGTTCTTCGCCCGTCCATCGTTGCCGAACAATCTTTCCTTGATTCGCCTGAGAATGCTCATCATCATCATGGCTCCCCTGCCAAGGCACTGTTATACACCAATGAGAGCGGGCACATGTAATTCCAGCGTCAGGAGCGGCGGAACACTGTGCCGCCCGTCACACTGCCGTCTGTGACAGCGTTTCCCCCACCTCCCTGCTCTCATCTGAACGATGCAGCAGGCTCAGGAACAGGGCCGAGCCGGCAAGCAGATCCGCGAGGGCGCCCTGTTCGACTAGCCGGCCCCCGTCCATCAGGAGGATCCGATCCGCCCGTGCCAAGGCGGCCGGCCGGTGCGAAACCACCAGGCAGGTCACCTCGCCGCGTTGGCCCAGGCGTTCCCAGAGGAGCGCTTCGGTTTGCACGTCCAGGGCGCTCGAGAGGTCGTCGAAGACGAGCAGGTCGGCATCCCGGAGGAACATGCGGGCGGCGGCGCTGCGCTGGACCTGACCGCCCGACAGCTTCACACCACGGCTGCCGACAGGGGTGTCGAGCCCACGCTCGAGCCTGGCGACGTCCTCACGCAGAACCGCCAGGTTCAGCGCCTCCTCTACGGCAAGCGGATCGCTCGTAGAGCCGAGGAGCAGGTTCTCGCGCAGCGAGTCGCTGAAGAGCCGGGGAACCTGAGGCGTGTAGGCGCTCCGTGGCGGTACGAAGAAGGTGGCCGGATCTTCGACCTTCACACCGTTCCAACTCACGGTCCCGGACGTCGCAGGCAACAGCCCCAGCAGGGCCCGGATGAGCGTCGACTTGCCCGAACCCACCGGACCCGTCACGACCGTGAAAGCTCCGCGCTCGAGCTCGAACGACACCTCGTCGATCCCGAGGGCTCCGTCGGGATGCCGGTAGGAGAGGCGGTCCACGGTCAGTTTCCGTAGTGGGAGCGGCTCCGGGCGAACATCGACGTAGGCCGGCAACGGACCGCTGAGGTGGAGGTCCAGGTCGGCCACGGCCACCGAGCTTTCTGCGTCCTGCATCAACCGCTCCAGACGTTCGAACGCGATCCCGGTTCGCTTGTGCTGCACCAGCATCGCGCCGATGAACGACATCACCCCGGTCAGGCGGGGCAGGTAGGCGACGAAGAGCGCGAAGTCCCCCACGCTGAAGCTGCCCTCCTTCAGAGCCCCAGCGGCCAGCAACAGGATGATGCCGGTGGCGATGTTCACCATGTTGTCGGTCACCGAGCGGAAGATCTCGGTGATCAAGGTGTCTTCGAGGGCGGCCTTGCGGCGACGGCTGTTCAGCGCGTCGAAGTGCGCCAGCGCCGAACCTTCGGCGCCGGCGACCTTGAGCGCCTGGACTCCACCCGTCATCTCGCCGATGAAGTCGGTCACCCGGCCCGTACTCTCACGCATCGCCTTGCGGACACGGCGGATGCGCGGCCTCAGCAGCCCGGTCAGGAAGAAGGTGAGCAGCAGCGGCACGCACACGAGCGTGGTCATGAGCGGGTCGATGGCCATCATCACGACCAGGGCAAAGGCGGCGAAGGCAGCCAGACCCCAGAAGTCGACCCAGCTCTCGACATACTCGGCGATGTCGTTCACGTCATCCCGGAAGCGGCTGATCGCCTCGCCCGGAGAATCGGGCAGACGGCGCGAACCCGGAGCGTTCAGCAGGTGATCGAGCAGGTTGCGGCGCAGCAGCAGGGTCGTCTCGATCCAGTAGGTGCACCACGCGACTATCCCGCCGCCAAGCAACCCCAGCCGGGCGACATCTACGGCGAGGGCAAGGGCGAGGTAGCTCCAGGCACTCTGGCCGGCCGCTCCGGCGCCGGAAAGCGCGTCGAACAGCGCCTTGACGAATACCCCGTAGAGCACAGGAAGGACGTGGATCAGGGCCCAGAGCAGGCACGTTCCCACGAACAGGAGCCTCCGGTGGCGTACCAGCCGGATGGTCAGCTCGAGTGGCTTTGGCTGGCTCATCCGAGTCGCCCCCTCTCCACCGGCTGGGTCACGCTCGACAGACCGCCGCCGGGACCGCCCGCCACGGGAGTTCGGGTGGTACTCAGCATCCTTGCGTAGTGACCGTCGTTTCGTGCCGCCAGCTCCTCCCTGGGGCCGAACTCGAGCACTTTGCCTTCACCCAGCACGAGGATGTAATCGGCTCGTTCGACCGTCTCCAGGCGGTGGGCGATCAGGATGCCCGTCCGACCGCCCAGGAGCCGGTCCACCACCAGTTCGAGCTGCCGCTCAGTTGCCGGATCGAGGCGTGAGGAAGGCTCGTCGAGGACCACCAGACCCGGATCCTCGAGGAAGACGCGGGCGAAAGCCAGCAGTTGCGCCTCACCTGCCGAGAGGTTCGCACCGCCGGCGCTCAGCCGGGTGTCCAGCCCTTGCGGCAACGCGTCGTACCAACGTCCCAGGCCCAGTTCATGCAGCAACCGGACGAGCTCGGCATCGCCGTGTTCAGGGCGGAAGAAGGTGAGGTTGTCGCGCACGCTCGCCTGGAACAGTTGCACCTCCTGCGTCACCAGTCCCACCCGCGCCCGGAGCGAGTCCGTATCGGCTTCTGCAAGGTCGACGCCACCCAGTCGCACGGTTCCCGATGTCGATGCGTAGAGGCGGAACAGCAGCCGCGTCATGGTCGTCTTGCCGCTGCCGGTCCTGCCGAGCAGCCCCAACACCTTGCCGGCCGGCAGGTAGAAGGACACCTCGCTCAGGGTGACGGCCTCGGCATCGGCCTCGCCCGCGCCCCCGTAGCCGAAGGAGACGTCGTCGAACTCCACGCTCAGCGGGCCCGCCGGGAGCAGCCGGCCCTCCCGGGGCACGGGGGTCGGTCGGAGTTCGAGCAGGTCGCGCACCCGGCCGGTACTGGCAGCCGCCTTCTGCAACTCCTGCATCTGCTGGGTGATCTGATCGATAGGCGTCTGCAACATGAGCAGGTACTGGAAGATCATGTAACCGGTGCCCAGCGACACGCGACCGCTGGAGACGAGCAGTATCGCCGCTGCGAGCAGAACCGCGCTGGCGGCGACGAACAGGCCATAGGAGCTGAGCCAGACGACCGAACGCATGATCCAGGCCCTTCGCGTGCCCTGGTAGAAGTCGCGCATGATCGAGCCGAAGCGGTGGATGGAGTGGGACCCGGCTCCGTTGGCCCGCAGATCCTCGATGCCCCCGAGGCGCTCCTCGATGAAACCGAACAGTCTCGCGTTCACCTCTCGTTCGGCGATCGACGCGGGCACGCCTACTCTGCGGGTCCAGCTCAGCACGCCCAACTCGAGCAGGGTGAAAATCGTGAGGGCGAGACCCACCCACGGGTTCTCGACCCAGAGCAGGGCAAGGATGCCGACTAGCAGGAGCAGACCACCGAAAACACGCACCGAGAACTGGCTGAAGAAGTTCGAGAGAGCGGTGATGTCACCATCGATCCGTTCGATCATCTCCCCCGGTGTTCTCGAGGTGTGGAACGACATGTCGAGGCCGAGCACATGCCCGGCCAGCTCGCCGCGAAGCTGGTTGGTAGCCGTCCAGCCGACGTCTGCTGCGACGTACGTGGCTACGGCCGCGAGCAACTGGTGTCCCAGTGCGATAGCGAGGAAGAGCAGCGCCATCTGCTGCAGCCGCGCGGTAGCCACTCCCTCCATGGCGCCGTCGATGAACAGGCGCAGGATCTGGGGGATGGTGAGTTGCAGGGCGATCCCGGCGAGGAGCAGCGTCGCCATGAGGAGCGCCTTGCCGGCCTGGGGCCGCAGGTAGCGGGCGATGGTGGCGAGGGTGCCCGGCGGCTCGTGACTTTCGGCTTCGATGTAGCGATTGGTGAGCGTCATCTTCTCCTGCCCGGTAACCGTGTCGTACTTCTACCGATCTGCTTCGATGCTCACCGGGTCCGTGGGGTCCACGAAAAGACCGTGAGCGCTTCGAGAGTCACCCACGGTCGTAAGGGCTAGCTGAACAGGGCTAGGCTACGGGCAGGCAGACTCCTCCCGATCAGGGGAATCGTCGAAGATGGTGAGTACTGCCATCCCTGCTCCGCTTCCGCAACGGTCGGACCGTCGCTACCGGCCATAACATTAGCCGCGGGCCGCACCGGTGTCAATAGCGCGATTTGGTTGCGCGGTTACACTCGGTGGCGATGCTCGACCGAAGACCGGCGCACTGGCTAGGGCTCTTCGCCACCCTCTTCCTGGTCCTCTTCTTCGGCTACCCGCTGGCGACGATCCTGTGGCGGAGTGCCGGGCAGGGGGCCCTCCTGGATATCGCCTCGAACCCCTACTACTGGGGGCGTTTCGGCTTCACCCTCGGCCAGGCACTCCTGTCGACCGCGCTCACCCTCCTGTTGGGTCTGCCGGCAGCACTCCTCTTCGGCCGCTACTCGTTCCGCGGCAAGAAGCTGCTGCGAAGCGCATTCACGGTCCCTTTCGTCATGCCGACGGTAGTCGCGGCGGTAGGCTTCCTGGCACTGGTGGGCCCGCGAGGGCTACTGGGCCTCGACTTGCGGGGAACGCTGGCCATCATCCTGCTGGCGCACGTCTTCTACAACTTCCCGGTAGTCGTGCGGATCGTCGGCACCTACCTGGAGGCGGCCGCGCCGCGGCTGCGTGAGGCAGCCTCGGTCCTCGGCGCGGGCGCTTGGCGCACGACCCTGAGGGTGGAGCTGCCCCTGGCGTTGCCGGCCCTCGCCGCCGCGGCGTCACTGGTCTTCATCTTCACCTTCACCTCGTTCGGAGTCATCCTGATCCTGGCACCGAACCTTCCGACGGTCGAGGTCGAGATCTATCGGCTGACCTCCCGGCTCCTGCGGCTCGACGCCGCCGCAGTCCTGGTGCTGGCCCAACTCCTGCTTGTGGCGCTGGTGAGCCGCTTCTACGTGCTCGTGCAGCGTCGCCTGGCCGTGCGCCTGTCGGGCTCGGGACGTCCCTTGCCCCGACCCGAGGGCCTCACCAGGCCGCTGCTGGCGCTACAGCTGCTGGTGTCTGCACTGCTGCTCCTCGCCCCCCTGCTCACGCTGGCGGCGCAGGCGGTCTGGCCACCCGGGCACGATCGACCCAGTCTGGCTGGGTTCCGGGCGTTGCTGGAGGCGCCTCTCACGGTTACCTTCACCGGGGCCGGCGAAGCCGTTGGCAACTCGCTGATGTTCGCTGTGGGCACCACGTTCCTCTCGCTCCTGGTCGGCTTCGCCTTCGCGTTCGCCGTGGTCAGGGGTGGCTGGCGCTGGCTCGACGAGGCCAGTCTGCTGCCGTTGGCGACCAGTGCCGTGAGCCTCGGCTTCGGCTTCCTCATCGCCTTCCCCCAGCTCGCCACGAGCGCCTGGGGGCTGCTTCTCGCCCACACGCTGGTCGCCTTCCCCTTCGTCGCCCGAGCACTTCTGCCGGCACTGCGCGCGCTTCCGGCGGCCTGGAGCGAGGCGGCCGCGACACTCGGCGCCGGCGCCTGGTCGAGGCTGAGGAAACTCGATCTGCCGCTCCTGAGGCCCGCCCTCTCTTCGGCAGCGGCCTTCGCCTTCGCCGTCTCCATGGGAGAGTTCGGGGCGACCCTGGTCATCACCCGCCCGGAGTTCGCCACCATCCCCGTAGCCATCTACGACCGGCTGGGCAGGCCCGGCGCCTCCAGTTATTCCGCCGCTCTTTCCCTCTCGTTGCTCCTCATGCTGGTCACGGCCGCATCCATGCTGATCCTCGACCGCTCCGGCCAGGGCGAGCTGTGAGCCTGCGGCTCAGTGAGCTCACCAAGAAGTTCGGTGATGTTATCGCCGTTGACGGGGTTTCACTGGAGTTGACCGAGGGCGAGAGGCTCGCTCTCCTCGGACCATCCGGTTGCGGCAAGAGCACGCTGCTGCGCCTGGTAGCGGGCCTCGAGAAGCCGGACTCCGGCAGCGTGAGCATGGGCGGGAGCGACGTGACCCGGTTACCTCCGCAACGGCGCGATACGGGGATGGTGTTCCAGGACTTCGCCCTCTTCCCCCACCTGGACGTTGCCGGGAACGTCGGCTTCGGTCTGGTCGAAGCAGGCTGGCCCCGTGACCGGGTGAACAGGAGGGTGGGGGAGCTCCTCGATCTGGTCAGCCTCCCCGGCCTGGGGGCCCGGAAGGTGTACGAGTTGTCCGGGGGCCAGCAGCAGCGGGTGGCGCTGGCCCGGGCGCTGGCCGGCGAACCGTCCCTCCTGCTGCTCGATGAACCGCTCTCGAACCTCGATCCCGACCTTCGCGGCGGCCTCCAGCGCGAGTTGCGGTCGCTGCTCGACGAGCTGGGAATCACGGCCGTCTACGTCACCCACGATCAGGAGGAGGCTTTCATGGTGGCGCCACGGGTTGCCGTGATGAGAGCGGGGCGGGTAGCGCAGCAGGCGCCTTCGGCGGAACTTCTGCGGAGTCCGAGGGACGTTTGGACGGCTCGCTTCCTGGGCTACCGGAACGTGTTCCTCGCGGGCGAGATGACCGAGGCGCCCCTACTGCTCCGTGACGATCTGGTGCGCCTGGTCCCGCTGGGCGAGGCCGACCTGAATGGGCAGGTGGAGGCGATCGAACGGGCAACACACCTTCTGAGAGTGGTGCTCTTCGTCCCCGCCTGGGGAGTGAGGGTGGAGTGGCAGGGTTTCGAGCGCGAGCTGCCGACCGGCATCGGGAGGGGAGACGAGGTGGGTCTCGAGGTGCCGGCCCAGGCGCTGGTTCCGTTGGAGTCAGGATGAGCAGGGCGAACGGCTCGGATCGTGAGCCGGCGTGTTGGCAGCCGGAGTGTGGGCAGCCAGAGTGTGGGCAGGCGGCTTGTCGGCAGCCGGCGAGTTGGCAGCCGGTGTATCGGCAGCCGGACCGGGGGCCCGTGTGAAGGCGGTAGTGCTGGCGGGCGGTGACGTCGTCGTGACGCCGTACCTGCTCGAACTGCTGGAGGGGAGTCGGCTCGTGATCGCGGCAGACTCAGGCCTCCGCCACGCCGAACCTCTCGGCCTCGCACCCGCCCTGGTGGTAGGAGACTTCGATTCGGTGACGAAGGAGGTGTTGGCCAGCTTTCCGGACCTGCCTCGCCACCAGCACCCTGTCGACAAGGACCGACTCGACCTTGAGCTGGCCATAGACATGGCGCTGGAACGCGGGGCAGAGGAGCTTCTGGTGCTGGGCGCCTTCGGCTCACGCTTCGACCAGTCCCTGGCGGCCCTGCTCATCTGCGCTCGCTTGTCACGAGCCGGAGTCCGCATCTCGCTGCACGATGGCGCGCGGGACGGGTACGTGGTACCAGGAGGCTCTGCCCTGTCGCTCGAGTTGCCTGACGCGACCGTGTTCAGCCTGCTGGCGCTGGAGGAGTCGCGGTGCAGCGTGGACGGCGCCGAGTACCGCCTCGATGATGTCCGCCTACCGTTCGGAGTGGGCCTCGGGGTGGCGAACAGGGCGCGAGGCGGTCCCCGGCTCGAGGTCAGGACCGGCCTGGTCGCCCTGCTGGTGGAACGCAGCCTCGAGTGATCGGAGCGCTGACCGACTTCGCTTCAGCCCCGGAGCCTTGGTTCCTCAGCTGACGGTCCCCTGCTCGATCGGCACGCCCACCATGTTCCCCCACTCGGTCCAGGAACCGTCGTAGTTACGGACGTTGGGGTAGCCGAGCAGGTACTTGAGGACGAACCATGAGTGGCTGCTCCGCTCGGCGATGCGGCAGTAGGTGACCACCTCCTTCTCGGCAGTGACCCCCTGTGGCGCATATAGCTTCTCCAGCTCCTCCTTGCTCCTGAAGGTACCGTCGGGGTTGGCGGCCTGCGACCAGGGTATGTTCTTCGCGCCCGGGATGTGTCCGCCTCTGAGCGCCCCCTCCTGGGGGTACTCGGGCATGGCGACCTTCTCGCCGCTGAACTCTGCGGGGCTGCGGACGTCGACGAGGGCGCCCTTCCCGTCACGTACCTGCAGCAGGTGTTGCAGCACGTCGGCGACGTAGGCGCGGATCGACTCGTCACGGTAGGGCACCGCGTACTTGCCGGGCGCGTGGTCCGGCGTCTCTGTCACCAGCTCGCGGCCTTCGTCGGCCCACTTCTGCCTCGCGCCGTTCATCAGCCTTACGTCCTCGTGCCCGTTGTACTTGAAGAACCAGAAGGCGTACGCCGCCCACCAGTTCGACTTGTCGCCGTACAGGACCACGGTCGTGTCGTTGCTGATCCCCTTATCCTCCATCAGCTTCGCGAACGCCTGCGCATCGATGAAGTCACGGATGTCACCACGCTGGAGTTCCGTGTGCCAGTTGAGGATCACCGCGCCAGGGATATGTCCCTGCTTGTAGAGGCTGATGTCCTCATCTACTTCTGCGATCCGGACGTTGGGATCGTGCAGGTGCTGCTCGACCCAGTCGGTGGACACGAGCACGTCTGGACGGGCATATTCCATGATCTCTCCTCTTCTTCGGCGCACCCGAGTACTGATGCGATAGCTGGGATGTTGACACAATTTGTCAACTATCTCAACAGAGTGCGAAACATGATGGTTCTTACCGGGTGCACTAACTCGACTCTGAAACCGTCACGACGTCACGAGAGTCGGCTAGGGGCTAGCCTCTCCTGCCTTGCCATACGAAGCGATAGTGCTGAACGCATAACCGGTCGCCGTCAGCGTACTTCTCCATCAGCGAGGCCAGCGCGGGCCGGTGTTCCGGCGCCAGATAGTCAGGGTGGCCGGGCATGCGCGACCAGAAAGCTGCGAAGTCGAAGGCCGAGTCGAAGACCTCCCTGGCCTCGAACTCATCGACTCGCGCTTCCAGGAGACCGCTCGATGCCAGTCGCTCTTCGACGACATCGCGTCTTTCGCTGTGAACACCGATCATCCAGCCGCCAGGCCGCAGTAGCTCGGGGTGCAGGAGGATGCTGGTAGGTCCGCGCCGAGAGTAGATGAGGTCGAAACTCTCGGCTCCGAACGGTAGATCACGGGTGTCGGCATGTTCGAACCGCACCTTGTTCGTACCGGAGCGGGCTGCGTTCTCATCGGCCGCCGCGATCATCTTCGCCGCGAAGTCGAAGCCGGTAACCCTGGCTGAATGTCGGGAGACCTCCAAGGTGAACTCGCCGCTACCGCAGCCTGCGTCGAGTACGTGCATATGTGGCTCGAGCCGGCTGTGGAGCAACTCGACGAACGCATCCTCTCCGGACCTGCCCTCGACGACCGACGACCAGGTCTGGGTGTACCCGCCGAAGCGCTCGGCGACGCGGTCGTACCATCCGACGTGGTCGAAGTCCCGACTCACGTTCAGCAGTCCTCGGCCTTCGTTGCGTGCTCCAGGGAGAGGCTGTGCCGCTCGAGCACCGGCTTGATCTTCGCCTCGTCTTCGGTGACGCGTCTGTAGACCCAACGATAGTAGGGCCTGGCGCACACCACCCTCGTCGCTCGGTCTCGGCCCAGCAACTGCGCGAGCGCGTCGAACTCGAGCGTGCAGATGATCAGGTGGAGGTAGCTGCTCCGCTCGTTCGTCGCGCCCTCGGTTCCGCCGACAGGCACCTCCGGGTAGATTCTCCGGAACTCTGCTATCGCCTGCTCGGCGAACTCGCGTCGGGACGATTCGAACCAGTGGAACTGCTCGTGCAAGAAGGTCCCGAGGAGACCGTCGTCATCGTCGAGCTGTCGCGTGTTCAGGGTGAGTACCGGATGGCTGTGGGGTACGACGAACGAACGGATGATGACCTCGCGAGTGTAGATCCATCGGTCCAGGTCGTACCTCTCGAGCAGTCGCTCCAACTGCTCGCGGCCCCTGCGCTCGAGATCGGTATCGGCGTCACAGGTTATCGAGAGGATCGGGACTTCCTTTCACCTATCCCGAGCCGGGCTGCGGCCAACCGGGCGACCGCCAGGTCGAGTGTCGGTTCGTCTCCGCCGTCGAGGATCCAGGCTGCGGAGAGGCATGCGAACGCGACCGTCCACTCGAGGAACCTCGCCTGGTCGAGGTTAGCGGCATGGCAGATGAGCTCGGATTGACGATCGAACCGGCCTGGCTCCAACGCAACCTCGGCGTCAGGGTTGCGGAGCAGGTTGACGAAATCGAAGGTGCGCTCACCGAAGAGGCCTTTCGGGTCGATCGCCAACCAGCCGCGGTTGCCGAAATCGAGGATGTTGCCATGGTGCAGATCGCCGTGCAGCACCACCTGCTCGCGCTCTTCGGCGATCAGTCGACGCGCCAGATCGGCCGCCACCTCGAAGAGGCCGCCATGCTCATCGGCCACCGGCCACAGCGCTTCGAACCAACGAGACAGAGGCACCAGAGCCGGCAGCGGACGGCCCCTCTCAGCATGGAGCTCCGCCGCTGCCCGGCAGATGATGCGGGTAGCCTCGTCATCCGCCCCCTTCCGAGCCATCTCGCTGAGTGATCTCTCACCCGTCGCCCGCTCCATGAGCACCGCTTCGCCATCGAGCGCGTACACCTCAGCGGCGCCATCACCCTCCCACCACACCATCAGCTTCGCCCCGGCCCGCTCCTCTTCTGCCGTTGCGATCTTGAGCATCGCCGATTCACCATCGAGGCGAACCGGTATCAGTGTGCTGTGCGGCGTCTCGATCGGATCGCCGTCAGGGACGAGGTCCCAGCGCCGAATATAGTCCTGGACGTAAATTATCGGCAGTTACTCCAACCATTTAAGCTCGATCCGCTCGCCTACCGGACTCTCGAATCTGACGATCTGATTCTCTTAGACGTAGACGTGTTTCCGGTCCACGGCTACATCATAAGCATCCCCTGCAGTGCCCTCGAGAGTGGAGCCGGCAAGAACAGGGCAAGCGACAGCTACCGCCGAACGGCCGAACCTGGGCCGTGCAAGAATGCCGCGTGGGCAACCTTTCCGAGCCTCCCCTCGTGGTCGCGGTGGCGGCCGTGCTGTTCAGAGGCGAACGGTTACTGAGCATGCAGCGCAGCAAGACGAAGGACGCGGGACCCGGGCTGTGGGAGACCCTCTCCGGAAGGGTGCGCCCTGGCGAGGATCCTGTCGATGCGATCAAACGCGAAATCGCCGAGGAGTGCGGCCTCGAAGTCGATCTCGATCCTAGACCGGTGACCGCCTATCCGGCCAAGCGGATCAAGGAACCGATGGTAGTCATCGTCTATCGCGGACGAGCGACCGGTGGCGAGGTCGTTCTGAGTCACGAGCACGACGACTACGCCTGGCTCACGCCTGGCGAGCTGGCGCAACGGAGTCCGTTGCAACAGCTTGTCCGCGCTGCCGAAACGGCAGCGGCGCTTCCGTGGTGAGAGTCGCGCGGCTCGGAGCAACTTCGGAAGGAGTCGACCGTTGGATCTCGCCGAAGTCATCGCCATAGTCGAATCACTCGGACTCCCGGAGGGCGACTATGCTCTCCACGGCAGCGCTCCGCTGCTGGCGCACGGACTCGTCGATGAGATAAGCGATCTCGACATCGTTTCGCGAGGTGCTGCCTGGGAGTACGCCAAAACGTTGGCGCCGCTCGAACACGGCCAGAAGGACGATGTGGTGCGGCCGTCAGCGGGCGTAGAGATCTTCGACGGCTGGTTGGGGGACGACGCGAACTCGTTGATCGACGAGGCCGCGAGGATCGAAGGGATCCCGTTCGTGAGCCTCGAAGCGGTCCTGCGCTTCAAGAGGCGCCTCGGCCGGCCGAAGGACGAGATCCACATCCGGCTGATCGAGGAGTTCCTGGCGCGACGGGCGCGTTGACACCCCGCTGGGCCCCTGCTACGATTCTCGGCGATGACGTTGCAGCGCCCGAGAGCCTTCATCGACGGTTCGGACAATTCCGATGCGAGGAACCTCGGGACCTAGACGTCGCGATCG
Encoded proteins:
- a CDS encoding ABC transporter permease subunit, which produces MLDRRPAHWLGLFATLFLVLFFGYPLATILWRSAGQGALLDIASNPYYWGRFGFTLGQALLSTALTLLLGLPAALLFGRYSFRGKKLLRSAFTVPFVMPTVVAAVGFLALVGPRGLLGLDLRGTLAIILLAHVFYNFPVVVRIVGTYLEAAAPRLREAASVLGAGAWRTTLRVELPLALPALAAAASLVFIFTFTSFGVILILAPNLPTVEVEIYRLTSRLLRLDAAAVLVLAQLLLVALVSRFYVLVQRRLAVRLSGSGRPLPRPEGLTRPLLALQLLVSALLLLAPLLTLAAQAVWPPGHDRPSLAGFRALLEAPLTVTFTGAGEAVGNSLMFAVGTTFLSLLVGFAFAFAVVRGGWRWLDEASLLPLATSAVSLGFGFLIAFPQLATSAWGLLLAHTLVAFPFVARALLPALRALPAAWSEAAATLGAGAWSRLRKLDLPLLRPALSSAAAFAFAVSMGEFGATLVITRPEFATIPVAIYDRLGRPGASSYSAALSLSLLLMLVTAASMLILDRSGQGEL
- a CDS encoding ABC transporter ATP-binding protein gives rise to the protein MSLRLSELTKKFGDVIAVDGVSLELTEGERLALLGPSGCGKSTLLRLVAGLEKPDSGSVSMGGSDVTRLPPQRRDTGMVFQDFALFPHLDVAGNVGFGLVEAGWPRDRVNRRVGELLDLVSLPGLGARKVYELSGGQQQRVALARALAGEPSLLLLDEPLSNLDPDLRGGLQRELRSLLDELGITAVYVTHDQEEAFMVAPRVAVMRAGRVAQQAPSAELLRSPRDVWTARFLGYRNVFLAGEMTEAPLLLRDDLVRLVPLGEADLNGQVEAIERATHLLRVVLFVPAWGVRVEWQGFERELPTGIGRGDEVGLEVPAQALVPLESG
- a CDS encoding ABC transporter ATP-binding protein produces the protein MSQPKPLELTIRLVRHRRLLFVGTCLLWALIHVLPVLYGVFVKALFDALSGAGAAGQSAWSYLALALAVDVARLGLLGGGIVAWCTYWIETTLLLRRNLLDHLLNAPGSRRLPDSPGEAISRFRDDVNDIAEYVESWVDFWGLAAFAAFALVVMMAIDPLMTTLVCVPLLLTFFLTGLLRPRIRRVRKAMRESTGRVTDFIGEMTGGVQALKVAGAEGSALAHFDALNSRRRKAALEDTLITEIFRSVTDNMVNIATGIILLLAAGALKEGSFSVGDFALFVAYLPRLTGVMSFIGAMLVQHKRTGIAFERLERLMQDAESSVAVADLDLHLSGPLPAYVDVRPEPLPLRKLTVDRLSYRHPDGALGIDEVSFELERGAFTVVTGPVGSGKSTLIRALLGLLPATSGTVSWNGVKVEDPATFFVPPRSAYTPQVPRLFSDSLRENLLLGSTSDPLAVEEALNLAVLREDVARLERGLDTPVGSRGVKLSGGQVQRSAAARMFLRDADLLVFDDLSSALDVQTEALLWERLGQRGEVTCLVVSHRPAALARADRILLMDGGRLVEQGALADLLAGSALFLSLLHRSDESREVGETLSQTAV
- a CDS encoding ABC transporter ATP-binding protein, which codes for MTLTNRYIEAESHEPPGTLATIARYLRPQAGKALLMATLLLAGIALQLTIPQILRLFIDGAMEGVATARLQQMALLFLAIALGHQLLAAVATYVAADVGWTATNQLRGELAGHVLGLDMSFHTSRTPGEMIERIDGDITALSNFFSQFSVRVFGGLLLLVGILALLWVENPWVGLALTIFTLLELGVLSWTRRVGVPASIAEREVNARLFGFIEERLGGIEDLRANGAGSHSIHRFGSIMRDFYQGTRRAWIMRSVVWLSSYGLFVAASAVLLAAAILLVSSGRVSLGTGYMIFQYLLMLQTPIDQITQQMQELQKAAASTGRVRDLLELRPTPVPREGRLLPAGPLSVEFDDVSFGYGGAGEADAEAVTLSEVSFYLPAGKVLGLLGRTGSGKTTMTRLLFRLYASTSGTVRLGGVDLAEADTDSLRARVGLVTQEVQLFQASVRDNLTFFRPEHGDAELVRLLHELGLGRWYDALPQGLDTRLSAGGANLSAGEAQLLAFARVFLEDPGLVVLDEPSSRLDPATERQLELVVDRLLGGRTGILIAHRLETVERADYILVLGEGKVLEFGPREELAARNDGHYARMLSTTRTPVAGGPGGGLSSVTQPVERGRLG
- a CDS encoding thiamine ABC transporter substrate-binding protein, whose amino-acid sequence is MRSTALVLAALLTLAPAFAQPLRVLTHESFDLPAGLLEEFTERTGIEVEFLPAGDAGEVVNRSILTRARPIADVLFGVDNSLLARALEADLFEPYRSPLLDAVPEAFVFDAEHRVTPVDVGFVNFNIDLEWFEREGLAPPDDLDDLLEPEYRGLTAVMDPATSSPGLAFMLTTIERYGESGWLEFWAALRDNDVLVTSGWSDAYYTAFSRYGGDRPVVLSYASSPAAEVMFAEEPLEEAPTANLFCRECVYRQVEAAGILSGTDQREEAEQFIDFLLSREVQEAIPGVMFVYPVRSDVPLPEEFERFAPVPGDEQIAELSPQRIAEGLEQWLGQWTRVVSQGLEPEQARR